ACCGACTGGTCCTGAATACACCGTATGTGAAGAGAGAAATCATCGCCTCCTTTCAGATGCTTCCTGACAATGTCAAGATTAAATAGACAAAGGAGAAACACCGACAGCTTTTTGATTTGActaattttcacttttttttcacaGCTCCTTCCCAAACAACTATTGGGATAAATTTGTCAAACGGAAGGTGAGttgattttggtgttttttggtGGGCTCTGTAGAGCAGCTCAGCGTGTGATGTAATGTCTGTGTCCAGGTTCTGGATAAGTATGGCGACATCTACGGCAGAGAAAGAATCGCTGAGCTCCTGGGTGTCGATTTAGCCTCCCTGGATGTGAGTCAGCAACACGAGAAGAAACAGGAGGAACCAGACAACTCTGTGTTTGCGTGGTACGGTACAGGGTTCACCAACAGAGATTAGATGTTGTTCATTTAAAATGGATATCAACCAGTGTGTCTTTTTAGGATGACCTCCATTGACATCAAGTACCAGATCTGGAAATTTGGTGTTGTGTTCACAGACGGTGTAAGCAAACCCATATTTAAATGTATATTGCACAGCATACTCTATGCTACTATACTAAACTATATTGTACTGTACTATGTGAACACGACGTTACTTCTATGAACTGAGTTAATCTTCCTTGTTACCTCTTTGTAGACTTTCTTATATCTCTGTTGGTACACGATAATGTCTTTGCTTGGGCATTACAACAACTTCTTCTTCGCCTGCCACTTGCTGGATATCGCCATGGGTGTCAAGACTCTGCGCACTATCCTGTCCTCAGTCACACACAATGGCAAACAGGCAAGTGCAGAGAAAAACCCATCAGTGTTCACTTTGCTTCAGTTTGAATGTACTAACCCTTTTTCCCTCCTGTCTCTGCCAGCTCATGATGACAGTGGGCCTGCTGGCTGTGGTGGTGTACCTTTACACCGTAGTTGCCTTCAATTTCTTCCGCAAGTTTTACAACAagagtgaggatgaggatgagccGGACATGAAATGTGACGACATGATGACTGTGAGTCACGGGTGTTTAAGACTGTGTGATCAGCTGTCTGCCTGCATCACGTTTcaaatgatgtgtgtttgctgtacCTCACAGTGTTACCTGTTCCACATGTACGTGGGTGTGCGTGCTGGCGGAGGCATTGGAGACGAGATCGAGGATCCTGCTGGAGATGAATATGAGCTCTATCGAGTGGTCTTTGATATAACCTTCTTCTTTTTCGTCATTGTCATCCTGCTGGCTATTATTCAGGGTAAACACAATGCCACTATTTAAAGATGCTGTATGTTTGGTAGATTTTATGAACACCTCTAATCATAATGTTGCTGTAGGTCTGATCATTGATGCCTTTGGAGAACTCAGAGACCAACAAGAGCAAGTCAAGGAAGACATGGAGGTACAGTATAATGTTTTAAAGTAAGCTGACACCTCCCTGTACGCACAACATGGCTTTAATCCACCTGACTGTTCCTTTGTGCAGACTAAATGCTTCATATGTGGCATTGGAAGTGACTACTTTGATACAACTCCTCATGGCTTTGAGACCCACACTTTAGATGAACACAACCTGGCCAATTACATGTGAGTGTGCCTCCTCTGtgttacagtttgtgtgtgtgagatgagaaAATATTAACATGTGGCTCCTTTTCAGGTTTTTCTTAATGTACCTTATCAACAAAGATGAGACAGAGCACACTGGGCAGGTCAGTCTCAACTGCTTTATCACTTCTTTGTTGTTTCGTGCTGGGTCCTCCTTTGTATTCCCCTTCTTGCTTCCTCTGTTTTAGGAGTCGTACGTGTGGAAGATGTACCAGGAGCGTTGCTGGGACTTCTTCCCCGCTGGAGACTGTTTCAGAAAGCAATATGAAGATCAGCTTTCCTAGCCAGCAAGTACttttacacgcacacacacagaatgaaaatgaCAACTATTGAACTACTTGTGTTCATCATTCCTGACAAAACGCACCACAAATGGATTTTGTCATGAAAAAGTGCAGAATCGTTGTCTCGAATGGTTAACAGCACGAACATTACAAGAAACCTCTGTAATTTCCAAGCAGAGCAGTTTTCAGTACGCAGACGTCATCTTTAGCAGATGGCGAGAAATTGCGACGTCCTTGAAGTGGCCGGGAAAAACCTGCCAGCAAAGACACGTTTTAAGCATTGTCATTTATTAAATCATGCCCATAAGCTGGTTTTaacgagaggaggagaggataaaACCCCTGTTTATGTGAGAGTGTGATAAAGTGCCTCAGCTGTAGCATCAACTAGCACATAAGGAACAGACTGTAGTCGCTAATCAGTAGTTTCCTTCAAAATCATTATATATTTCCTTTGTGATCATTGcgtctcttttttttcagcatATTTAAGTGTTgctgagtgttttttttcttctctgtgtttagTTTTCTTCTCATACTGTAGCGCCTATGTTtgaatttaaattattttatttattgtttttcaagACAGTCGAAGTCTGTGACGGTGAATAAATTCTGTGTAAGAATAAGCTTCACTGCGATGCGATTTGATCTTTTACTCATCATGCTGTATGTAtaatgtgtgtacagtatatgacCTGTTGTGATGTGACTACAGTGTACTGTCTGTGAATGTGGCTCCTCAGCTGCAACATTTACAGTGAGGTTTCAGTTACTGTTCAGTGGTTCAGAAATTTCTACTAAATTCTATGATTAGTGGTGATCAGAGGGTATTTGAGTTTAGATTAGGTACAGTTGACCTACATTTGAAATCCTAATATTGTAAAGTTTAATTTACTTTCTCTTCAATTTAAGTATATAACAAGAAATGTTTGTAGTAATAGTTTTCAATATTGTagactgagcagagagcagccacCAAGTACACTACATTGCACAAGACATTACTCCACATCACCTAAAGGTCTTTTCATGGCTACTATAAGAGAAGAAAGTACATTTGGGGGTCAGAAGGATGTGTTTGTGGCGACAAAATCAGGTATTTTAAGccaaatgtgatgttttcttaACCCTAACCAGGcggtttttgtgcctaaaccaaAGCAGACCTGTACTGTCGCAgcataaaattgaattgaatttctgtggtttgcagaaacatacaaTGCTGACATTTACTGTGACGATTAGGTTGCAGGTTGTTGTTACTTTTCTTAATTTGTATTTGAATGAGAGGGAATGTGCCAAATAGATTTAGTGAAAGTGATTTACTTTTAACTCTGTGTATGTGAAACTGAACTGATATTAAAgagaaatatgtaaaaaaacaaaacaaaacatttgaatcaTGCTGATAAGTCTTTTAAGACAGTCACTCTGCACGCACGacagcagtttgtgtgtaacATCTCATCACATCCCATTTTCATACCAAGCTGTTGAACTGTGGCCCTGTGGAACATCCCGGCTGAATGCGGATTAAAGCCGAGCATTAAAACTCACATTGAGCTTCATGTGCTTTTCACCCATCCTGTCGTCTAACATTTCTCTCCGAGCCTGTTCGACTGGGACATGTCGGCCGCTAACATGAGCGTCTCCGGGATCCACCATGGGATGCTCAGGATGTATGGTGAGCTgatcctcttcttcactgagCAAACACGATTGCCTCTTTCATATCTAGCTAACAGATAGATGTGCATCTCTCAGATTTTCTGGTAATTTCCAAATTTGATGTCCGATAGCTCTCAAGCTTTTACAAATGCTGatcatatttagattttttctttttcatttgtagaATTTTAATTGGATCCTGCATCACGGAGGTGTGGTGATGTTGAATGGTTGTTCAGTAGGATGATGAATGTATTGTGGCTCAGTGTTTGCCTAAACTCATAAGAGCTTTACTTCAAAATTACATATAATAACATGTCATGATGTTGTTAATAGAGTCAGAAATGCTCTTTAGACCAAGAACTTTTGTCCTCTAAATCATCTATTATCAGTCATCAGGATCTTAAAAAACTGAATGATGTTTTCTTAACATGAACAGTTTTCACTCAGTTGCCACAGCTGTGTGGCAAACCCTGATTAAAAAACAATctcaatctgcagctgaaaatactcttaaaatatgaaaaatcaaGACTAACTGTGACgtgttctgtctttttccacCATCTCTTGTCACTGTAATCCTGTTAGGTGCTTTAATAAAGTGTatccatgtgtttttattgtatgCATATAAGACGAGTAGAACCAGATGTGGACACTGGTAAACATGGTCTGATTGGTTGAGCCCAGCATCCACAGCCCCTTGATCCTCCAACCATCTGACTGCTTCTAATCTGTGGGGATGATAGAACAACAGTGTTTATACTTTAATCCAGCTCCACACTGCCCCCAATGCAATCAGGATCACAGCGACCATGCATGATATTGTCAATAAGCCTTTGGTATTGGGTTATGATTAGAAATGCATCATTTCTCCAACAGGTATTTACTATTTAGTGCTTTTTCCCCCCACCAACCTGCTTCTGTTGTCCAGGTGgatttattttcaaacagtGGAAGAAGAGGTTTCTGCTCCTGACAGCTGAGGGCACTCTCCTGGTTTGCCACGATGCATCGTCTCCCCCGGACCAGCTGGTGTTGTTGCAGAGCAATTGTGAGGCAATTGTGGAAGGCAAGGAGATCCTTGACCTGCCCAAGTTACCTTCTGGTGGAAGCAGGGATTGCTGCTTTGCTCTTATCCTCCCACAGAACAaatacctgctgctgctgactgaaaGCCCTGCAGACTGCAGGTCACTGTGCTTGCTTTACTAATTACTTGGACTTGTTCCACTCGAATGATATGCTGTCCACGTCATTCAACTGAGTAACTGCATTTAACACCAGTTACTCGGAGGAATGGTTCCAgtggtttgttttatttttcacatttttgccaagagttaaatgagaatgTTTGTACCTCTCACATGCCTGGAGGATTGTAAACAAGAGGAAACATCTTAGCCTGGCTGCACTGAAGTGGAAGAACAAGTTTGAGGAGAGTCCAGGAAGTCACCAGACAAAAATATAGTGCAgcacataaaaccacaacttgtaGTTCttacttttcagtttttctatgggataaacaccccccccccccaaaaagtTAGTGAGATTTAAGTTGattttttaaccttttcacAGAGTGGGACAagctgtttccctgtgtttccagtcttttatgctaagctaagctaactagttGTGGCTTCATTAGCAGATAGATATGACAGTGGTACTTaccttctcatctaactcagcAAGAAAGCTGGAAAAGTGAGTTTCACAGAATGTTAAACTACTTTAATTTTGCTCTCATTGCTCTTAACATTATGGGGAAGCTATCAGTACCACACCCAGCTATGGTGTATACAATGTATGCATACCATTTCGGTGTATCACAGACAGTATAATAGCAGGACGTGGATGATTTAAAGGCACTGACAGCGTTTGGGTAGctgctgttgcagaacctgTTCCGGTTCTGGgacttttcagtcttttcaaaGAAGGGAGGAAGTTGAAGAGAGGGTCAGCAGGGTGGAGGAGTCTTGAGGAATACTGTGAAGCTTTTTCTCTTCAGTCTAATCGTTTAGATCTCAGCAAGGGATGGAAGCTTCCAGACCAGACGACCAGGAGTAAATAGCCACTCTGACTTTTACAAAGTCCACCACTACTACTGTTTCATTGTGGTATCATCTGCAAATTCAAACTTATCAGAATACACTTTGTGTCAAGTGAGTTGAACATTGGAGGCAAAGCACCTCCTTGTGGGAGTGTTAATAATCAGAGACTTGGAGAGCCTGTTTTTTAACTCTGACCACCTGCTCCCTCCTGCAAGATGATTGACTGTTAGACTGAGAGGCACAAATTCTGCACATTCCACCCCCCCAACCTACATAGTTATCTTTTAACTGATGTATTGATGGATGTGGAATTTCTATGGAGGTAAtaacaatcattttcattactTTGTAGTCAATGGCTGAATATgctgaaaaaagtgaaaaaggtgagtttttaagACATTTCTTAAGGTAattgttttggaaaatgtgtgtgtgtgtgtgtgtgtgtgtgtgtgtgtgtgtgtgtgtgtgtgcgcgcgcgcgcgctttgctttgctttgctttgagcTAACATCAGTTTACCACAAGCAGACAGTGACAATACTAACATGCCCatgttaagcaggtataatTGATTGCAATGTTCACCATAGTTTAGACTTGTTAACTAGcacaacacaaaatacagctggTGCTGGCTAGTTCAGATGTTTAGTCAAAAGCCAATGAGCcaaattgatttgtttgtttgttttacctgATGGTGTGCTAGATGAAGCAATGACCGTGTTTTTCCTTAACAGAGCTCACCTTTTTTCCCTGACAGAGTCTCTCATCACCTCTCAGTCCTTGTAAGCGACATCACGTTCCACCACCGCACATTACTCTCCGAGACCTGGTGCCTGAGCAAATCCTGGACAAGGATCCACCAACTCCACCGGTCAGCGACACAGAGGTCCCCTCCCCAGGGCCTATGACTTGTGCTTCTCCGAGGGAGAAAGGTGAGTTTAGACAGCCATGCGCTCATTTGTGATATTTTCATGTAGATAATCAGGTTAATGTGTTTGACTACATGTATGTTTTCTTCAAACTGCTCACAGGCAGGAATTCCCCTCGTTCGAAGTATTACAAAGGAGGTGCTCACTCGGTCGGGTGTCTTCGTCACGGCACTATCAGTAATGCCCAAGCAGTGAGGGCGGTTTATCTGCTGATGGGAGGggctgctgcttcctctgctaTGGGTTACCTGGGTACATGTTCACTCTCTAATCTGGAAGCCAAAGCTGCTGACCTGCCACTCAACACGGATTTCACTGGCATGGGGCCAGCAGGAGCGTACCACGCCGGGGGCCCCTCGCTCGACTCCCCTCACTACAACAGCTTTGACTTTGAAGTGGCAGACTCTGATTTCGATGCTTTTGATTGTGGTGGATTTACTTTCTAGCAATGTGCTGCGATGTATGCATATGGACAGCTAATGATGCTGACAACTCACTTGATATTTCAAGGTTTGTCAAAATGGTAAAACTGTGTATCAGCCTCCGATTCGGGCTGCTTTTTAGGAAAAAATGTTGCTATGAAGTAACTGCAGTAAACAAGTGTGAACACAATACTTGTTGCCCAGTTACATGTCTAGCAGTTTTGGTCTCCGCCGAGtcttgagggaaatatctggctgtttagctgctgaatgcttCACTATGTTCGCTAGCTAGTCGCTAATTTTGTGTCTCTGCCGTTTGCACCGCCCCGCAACCACGGCATCCCCTGGCGTTGTCTAAGCACAGGTTGGTTTTCTGTCTAAACCCTGCTAAACGTGTGAcatacattttgttgttttaggaATATTTTGTGACATTCGATTACATTTGACACAACAGTGTGACCACGAGTGTAACAAAGTGAAAAGTTACCATGTGATTTTGAATTATTTAGCGCATACTGTAACGCCTGTGTAGTGATAATGGATACCATTGCAAAAATCTTTTTGTGCATATTGCCTACCCCTTATATTTGCATTATTTGTCATGAGAATTGCATTACGGCTTTATCACTGATTGTGAATACGATAAGAATTTGTGATAATGGATAACATGCTAtgtatgtgttttaaatgtgatgCAAGTCATGAACAAACCATATCTGTGAGTAACCATGGATGCTAATGGTACACACTTGTGTGCCATTTCTGCATAATGTTGTAGGATTATTATGCTTATTTCATCAACATGAATGGATTCGAATAGATCTGCATCAGATTTTTCATGTAGTTGCAGTTCCAAGCTCTGGCTGTGGATAAATTAACCCACCATCGGGTTCTTCACAATATCAGCATCCTCCACTTTTGTACATGTACTGTGTTTCGTTCACATACCCAGCTGTTAGTGTGCTTTACATCTGTTTTATGTCATGGCAATTTGGGCCCATTTCACTGATGTGAATAAAACTGACATGTGGGACTTTGTcaattttatttgcttttcttcGTACTTTTTCATATATTTGAACAAACATAAATCAGCTACTAATGACCTGTACGTCCTGCTTTGACTTTAATGAGGTAAGGTAGTGAGTACAATCTTAATGACCTGCTGAAACTATGGTATACCTATACCGCACAGCTACACATCTGCAGAAGGAAACAGCTTGCTGAGCTCTTTGAGTGAACAGCTTAGACACTCAGCTCCACAAAGTCCACCTAATGTACACTAATTTTGTATTACCAGTTTTTCCTCATATGATCCAACATGCAATAATCTGCAGCAAATCTGTAAAGCTGCAGTACAGTTAGTAAACAGCATGCTTTACTTCTGGCCTCTATAAGCCCTCATCCCTCCCTGTCCCTCTTGGCTAAGGTGTGTCCACATTATTTCTATGTCCGAAACCTGTCAGTAAGAAAATAACTCGGGTGTAATGGTGCCTCCATTTTGAGTATCATGTTGCCTTAACCATGTGCTTCTACCATAAGATATAGACATAGATGCTTATATGAGTGTTGGAGGCTCCGTCGCTGCTGTGTGCAGTGTTCAATTTGACTTTATTTCAGTCTCATAGGTCCATATCAGcacaaaaatattaaatacagAATTAGGACAACAACACATGGATAGAATCATTCTGCTCACAAGTCAACGGtgattaaaacacacagcttACAGCCATCCCGACTGTGTGTAGGTTCAGTTAAGGCCAAGTTTTTGAATCAGTTAATCAACATGAACCTTCTCAGCACTATAAGTAGATAGGAGGACTAAATCATCAGCTTACAGATGGCTAATGAGACTATTCCCAACCATTCATCCAGTGTTACATTCTTTTAACTTGTTAGATAGATCCTCCATATGCAGACTGAAGAGAAAGGTGACAGTTGTCCACCTTGTTTTGACCCCATTGGCCACTGTGGTGCAGATATATCACATCCAGTTTGATGTGAATACCACAAGTGCAAGATCCTTATCAGATACGGGGGAACCCCTCACTCTTTAGTTTAACAAATACTTTAACGTTATTAATTTTGTCAAAGCTGTGGATGCATAAATATTGTACTGCTATGTCTTATATTGGTTACTTCCCAACCACTTCCTTCAATGCATCCTCAAATCTAAACTGAATACCATGATATGTTCTTGAAGTCTATCCAACAGAATTCATTCTAATGCTTTGGAAAGTATACAATTCTAGAAAGCAAATACTGGCAATTTTAAATGAAAGTGTTGTTTCTGCAGCTTCTTATAACACAAAGAAactaaaaaataatgaaaaaaaaatgtcctcttgGATGttgctgtacattttttttcccgGTTTTGGATCTAATTTcccagtgaaaaaaacaaaaatacaaacaaagatTTGTAAATCTTGACTGTAAATGTGTATGTAAGAGAAATAAGTTGAATTGTCCTTTCTCTGAAGGGGAACACTCCATTCTGCGAAGTGCACAGGAGGATTTCTCTCTCGTCTCACATCTGACTCTCTGCGGTGTCACCGTATGTCCGTTGACACCGCAGTAGCCACGCCTGGTTGAGAGTAGTGGGTAGTGGTAGCAGCAGTGGTAGCAGggccctccctctgtctctgcagataaataatCGCAGCCTGCCTATCCCAGGCATGGATGACGGTTGCACTCAGACATGGCACTGCGACATTATACTCTCGACTTCAGCCTCTCTACGGCAGGTAAGACGAGTGCGACGAGCGGCTGAATACACTCAGTGCATTCAGGTTACAGGCACTGCATCAGGGCTGCatgctagctagctggctagcctGCTACTATGAACCTGCTAGTCTGTCACTGCCCTTCAAAACAGTAACGCTGTATTGATTTGGATGAAACACGGCCGATAGAGGCAGATTCACACATGTTTTTCAAAAGCCGGGGTTCAAAGCCGAAAGGTACTGGaggtgaaatgtgtgattttattgtCATTTGCATGGTCATGTGTTAGACGTTACACTTTTTTTGAACTCTATTCAGTCCCATTGCTCCGGATAGCGGTTCAGTGCCGCTCTGGCTAACAATGTGAATAAAGTATGTTCAATCCTGCGCGGTCGCACAGGAAGTGGCGCGATTTCGGCCATGTTTGTAGTTTTATAAGTTAAAACCGAATACGTAAAGGCTGTGGAATAAGAAGCGTTCATGCATCCTTTACTTATGTAAAAGTGCTGTGAAAATACttatacttaagtaaaagtagctaAGTATTATTACCTACCTATAGATTATATAtctatttattaatttatttattatttattatatttatatgtattttatatatgtgtgtgtgtgtgtgtgtgtgtgtgtgtgtatatatgtatgtatgtatgtatgtatgtatgtatgtattgttATACCAAAATCTACTTAGTATTTCAGATTCTTCCAAATAGCCACGGTTTGACTTGACGACAGCTTTGCACATTGTTGGCATTCTCTCTGCAATGCTCATGAGGTATGTGCCTGGAGTGGTTTTCAGTTAACAGGTGTGCCTTGTCAAGAGTTAATTTGGGGAAATTCTTGCCTTTCTAGCATGTTTAAGACCATCATTTGTGTTGTACAGAGGTAATTTATGCAGCTGACAGCCCTTTTCGGCTACTGCAGTAATCCATATCATGACATATCAAGAACCGCTCAGTTAAGTAAAGAGTCAAGTCAAGTTCGACTTTATTTGTCCCCAGAGAGGATATTGGTggtgcagcagaaaaacagtaATCACACACAATGTCACACAATATCCAAAAAACGCAGTAAGATCCAACATAtaatgagaaacaaaaacatggagtACTGTTAAAAGGAAAGCAAAGCAATATTTACCAGGCGTGGGTTGGCTGGCATTACCTTTTGCTATCAGAAGAAGGTGGTGAAATAGCTGAGGGAATGAAGGAGTGTTTGCATCTATTTGTTTGCATCTGTTGGTTTTGGCTGCTGGATATTTGAGCAGGAACTCAAAGGCAAAGTCTGATACTTGAGGTGCAATGGTTGGATGTAGTCAGGTTATCTGTGTGTACTGGTTCTTATATAGATCACACAGCCTTTTCTGTTGAGCACCTGTGATACTGCTGAGCTTATCAATTATTGTGCTCAAGTCCTGACCGCCAGTTTTAGTGTTAGCAGGGTTGGATTGATGTTATGTAGTCGATACACATATCCTTGGTATCCTTGGCAGTCTCAGAAGTCCCAGTTCACAGTGCCTCAGATTAGAGCCCATATAAATGCTTCACACAGGTCAAGTGgcagacacatctcaacatcagctgttcagaggagacGGCTTGAATTAGACCTTCATGGTCAAAATGCTGCAGAGAAACCACAACTGAGGGAGACCAAGGCTGCGTGAGGGCGAGAAGGAGtgtgatggagtgctgcgtcAGGTGACCTGACCTCCACAATCACCTGAGATGTTTGGAATGATCTGAAGAGTGAATGGAAAGCAGCCAATAAGGGCTCAGTGCATATTTCAAGACTGAAAAACCTTCCAGGTGATACCTCATGAAGCTGGCTGAGAGGATGCTGAGCTGAATTCTTACTTGAATTCTTTTTACATCGTCACGCTGCCACTTTTATGCACGTGAAGGATCTGAGCACTTCTTTCACCGCTGATGTGGAGAACGATTAAAGGGAGCAGATCGTcatcttctg
This region of Chaetodon trifascialis isolate fChaTrf1 chromosome 16, fChaTrf1.hap1, whole genome shotgun sequence genomic DNA includes:
- the LOC139344756 gene encoding uncharacterized protein isoform X3 → MGCSGCMWKKRFLLLTAEGTLLVCHDASSPPDQLVLLQSNCEAIVEGKEILDLPKLPSGGSRDCCFALILPQNKYLLLLTESPADCSQWLNMLKKVKKSLSSPLSPCKRHHVPPPHITLRDLVPEQILDKDPPTPPVSDTEVPSPGPMTCASPREKGRNSPRSKYYKGGAHSVGCLRHGTISNAQAVRAVYLLMGGAAASSAMGYLGTCSLSNLEAKAADLPLNTDFTGMGPAGAYHAGGPSLDSPHYNSFDFEVADSDFDAFDCGGFTF
- the LOC139344756 gene encoding uncharacterized protein isoform X2 is translated as MSAANMSVSGIHHGMLRMYGGFIFKQWKKRFLLLTAEGTLLVCHDASSPPDQLVLLQSNCEAIVEGKEILDLPKLPSGGSRDCCFALILPQNKYLLLLTESPADCSQWLNMLKKVKKSLSSPLSPCKRHHVPPPHITLRDLVPEQILDKDPPTPPVSDTEVPSPGPMTCASPREKGRNSPRSKYYKGGAHSVGCLRHGTISNAQAVRAVYLLMGGAAASSAMGYLGTCSLSNLEAKAADLPLNTDFTGMGPAGAYHAGGPSLDSPHYNSFDFEVADSDFDAFDCGGFTF
- the LOC139344756 gene encoding uncharacterized protein isoform X1; translated protein: MQSGSQRPCMILSISLWYWVMIRNASFLQQWKKRFLLLTAEGTLLVCHDASSPPDQLVLLQSNCEAIVEGKEILDLPKLPSGGSRDCCFALILPQNKYLLLLTESPADCSQWLNMLKKVKKSLSSPLSPCKRHHVPPPHITLRDLVPEQILDKDPPTPPVSDTEVPSPGPMTCASPREKGRNSPRSKYYKGGAHSVGCLRHGTISNAQAVRAVYLLMGGAAASSAMGYLGTCSLSNLEAKAADLPLNTDFTGMGPAGAYHAGGPSLDSPHYNSFDFEVADSDFDAFDCGGFTF